Genomic segment of Mucilaginibacter sabulilitoris:
CGCTCAAAACCTTTACGCTGGTACGGCCGCAGGTGAGCGCCCATTACGTGGTGGCTAAAGACGGAAAGGTGTTCCACATGCTGAACGATTACCTGCGGGCCTGGCACGCGGGCATAAGCCGCTGGGGCAGCATTACCGATATGAACAGCTGTTCCATCGGCATTGAGATTGACAATAACGGTAACGAGTCGTTTAATGATGTGCAGGTGAAAAGTCTGCTGGCGCTGTTAGCACAGCTAAAAAAGGTGTATAATATACCAACTGGAAACTTTATCGGTCACCAGGATATTGCCCCGTTGCGTAAACCCGACCCAGGACCATTCTTCCCCTGGAAACTGTTGGCTCAAAAAGGTTTCGGCTATTGGAGCGACGAACTGCTGGAGCTGCCTCCCGATAACTTTGACTATGCCACCGCCCTCAAACTCATAGGCTATGATACCCGCGACCTTACTGCCGCTATCGTAGCCTTCAAACGGCACTTCGTGCAAACGGATGTTACACCCACCATGACCCAGCTTGATCTGAATATTCTGTATAATGTGTACAGAAAGTATGCCCCTTAACCCTCTGAAGGGGGAGTTCTTGATTTGCTTGGTGAAATAAAAGCCATTCTTTTTCAGAACGGCTTTTACATGTTTAGTAACTCTCCCTTCAGGGGGCTGGGGGACTCTTCCATCCATCCTTCAAGGTCACGGTGCGGTTAAACACGAGGTGATCTGGGGTAGAGTATTTATCTAAAGTAAAATAGCCTTTACGCATAAACTGAACGGCTTTGCCGGGTGTGGCATTGGCCAGGTCGGGTTCAATGTAGGCGGTTGGCAGTATATGTAAGCTGTTTGGGTTCAGGTAGTCTTTAAAGTCACCATCTTCATTTGATGGATCTTCTACCTGGAACAGGCGGTCGTATAACCTAACCTCGGCAGTTTTGGCGTGGGGTACGCTTACCCAGTGAATGGTTCCCTTAACGTTGATGCCGCTGGTGTCGTTGCCTGATTTTGATTCGGGCAAGTAGGTACAGTGGATCTCGGTTACGTTGCCATCTGCATCCTTTACAAAATCATCACAGCGGATGATATAAGCATTTTTTAAACGCACCATCAGGCCAACACCCAAACGGAAGAATTTCTTGGGTGGAACTTCCATAAAGTCCTCGCGTTCTATCCACAGCTCGCGGCTAAACGGAAACTCACGACTGCCATCACCACCTTCAACCTCGGGGTTGTTTTCGCCGTGCATAATTTCGGTTTCGCCCTCAGGGTAGTTGGTCAGGATACATTTAATAGGGTCGAGTACAGCCATGCGGCGCCACGCGGTCTTGTTCAGGTCCTCACGGATACAAAATTCCAGCAAACCTACATCTATCATGTTTTCGCGTTTGGCTACGCCAATGCGGTCGCAAAACTCACGGATACTGGCAGGGGTATAACCACGGCGGCGCAAACCGCTAATGGTTGGCATCCGCGGATCGTCCCAGCCTTCTACATGTTTTTCCTCTACCAATTGCAGTAGCTTGCGCTTGCTCATTACGGTGTAGTTAAGGTTTAAACGAGCAAACTCGTATTGTTTTGACGGAAAGACGTTCAGTTGTTCAATAAACCAATCATACAGCGGACGGTGCGGTACAAATTCCAGTGTACAAACAGAATGGGTAATTTGCTCAATAGCGTCAGACTGCCCATGGGCAAAATCATACATCGGGTAAATACACCAGGTATCGCCGGTACGGTGATGGTGCGCGTGTTTGATGCGGTACATCAATGGGTCGCGCAGGTGCATGTTTGGCGATGCCAGATCAAGCTTGGCCCGCAATACTTTGGCGCCGTCGGGGTATTTGCCGGCTTTCATATCGGCAAACAGCTGCAGATTTTCTTCTACAGAACGGCTGCGGTACTGGTTTGGTGTGCCGGGCTCTGTAGGCGTACCTTTTTGCGCTGCTATCTCTTCGGCGCTGCTGTCATCAACATAAGCCAGCCCGTGTTTAATAAGGGTTACGGCAAACTCGTATAATTTATCAAAATAGTCTGAAGCGTATAACTCTTCGGCCCATTCAAAACCAAGCCATTTGATGTCTTCCTTAATGCTATCTACATATTCGGTTTCCTCCTTAGTAGGGTTGGTATCATCAAAACGAAGGTTGGTTTTGCCATTATATTTTTTCGCCAGTCCAAAATTTAAACAAATAGATTTGGAGTGCCCTATGTGCAGGTAGCCATTTGGCTCGGGCGGGAAACGGGTTAATATCCTGCCGCTGTTTTTACCGGCAGCTATATCTTCTTCAACAATTTCCTCTAAAAAATTCAGTGATCTTTCTTCGCTCATAAATAAAGTAGCAATAACTGCAAAAGTAGCAAAAAAGATTAAGCCCCCGAACGGGCCTCACCTAAATCCTCTCCAAAGGAGAGGATTTAGGTGAGGCCCGCCGTTTAGGTGAGACTTAAGGCGCCGGAGGAATATCGGCCTCTTTAATAATATTATGGTTGATGAGGATATGCATCAGCAGGTCAACAGAAGTATTGCGGTCGATATCTAAACACAAGTTTAATCGCCGGCCAATTTTTACCTGGCAAATGTTGTAGTGAAATTCCAGTATTAAACCACTCAAGCTGCCCGAATTGATCACGATGGTTTCATCATCAACAACCTCATAGGTGTTGCTGGTGCGGTTAAAATAGCTGCACAGGTTTTTAATAAGGCGATATATGGGCAATGACAGGATCATAAATTCACGACTCTAAAATAGCGTTTAATCTTCGTTTAATAATACCTTCTTTAACATAAGCAGGCAGTAAACTGTTAAGTAAAACCAGCATACGGTTAACCATACCGGGGATGATCTCTTTTTTACCTTTCAGCAGTCCGTCAATAGCAATCCGGGCTACCTGGTCGGGCTCCAAAATAGTGGCTTTTGATATGCCTTTGAGGCTGTTATTCATTACCAGTAATTCGGGTTTGGTGTTGATGCCACCTGGGCTAAGCAAACTGATCTTCACGTTTGATGTATGCAGTTCCAGTTGCAGACATTTGGTAAAATAGCGTATGAATGATTTGGTAGCGCCATAAACCTGTTTTTTGGGCACAACAAACAGTCCGCCCAAGCTACCCACATTTAAAATGTACGATGTAACGGTGGCGTCTGCTTGGGCCAGGAACAGGCGGGTGAGCAACACGGGAGTAATAACATTAAGTTCTATCTGCATTTTATAGAAAGCAATGTTCTTATCCTCAAACCACGACCAATTACCTAACCCTGCATTGTTGATAAGTAAATGCGCCTTGATGTTTTGCTCCTGTAAATAATTAAATATCTCCGGGTAGCTTTCTGTTCGGGTAAGGTCTGTTTCTATGTGAGATACTTTCACCGAAAAGTTTTTGCGGATAAAGGATGCGAGTTCGGATAAACCTGATCCCGGCAAGGCCACCAATACCAGGTTAATGTTACGGCCGGCCAGTTCAATGGCGAATGATTTTCCCAGGCCCTCGCTGGCGCCGGTTACTATAGCGGTCAATTGTTGCATAAGTTTACTTGATTGATTTCTGAACCATGATTCACTGGATTACAAGATTCTGCTGATTTTTTATCTATAACCTCAACGTCTTTATTGTTTGATCCTCTCATATAATTAACGGTTTTGAGCATGCCTTCGGAGAAGGGGGTTATACGGTAGCTCAGGTCATTTACGGCTTTATTGCTGCAATATTTTTGATCGTATTTAAGGCGGTCGGCAAATTCGGGTAAAAATAAAGGAGGTAGACCTGTGAGCCAGGTTTTGAGCCATTCCAATCGACTATATAAGGCAATAGCCTTTAGCGGTATCCTGATCATGCCGAGTTGTTTGCCCGATAACTGCTGCAGGGTTCTGAAAAATTCATTAAAGCTGATGTCATGTCCGCCTAAAATGTAGCGTTCGCCGCTAACGCCTTTGTTCATAGCCGCGATGTGCCCGGCTACAACGTCATCTAAAAAAGCATAATTAGCTACCTGCTCGCCGCTGCCGGGTATAAAGCGCCATGTGCCCTTTAAATATCCCGAAACCATTTTACCCACAGTATTGCTGTCGGTAATGGGGCCTTCGCCATATACCCGCGATGGGTTTACGGTTACCACCTGCATGCCCTGTTTTACAAAGCTTTGCACTTCCAGCTCGGCGAGGTATTTGGTGCGCTCGTATGCAATCGGGAAGCCGGTTACGCGCGGGTCGGTTTCGGTCATGGGGTGTTTTATGGTTGGTCCCCATACCCCGCAAGTTGATGTATATACTATTTTTTGTACACCGGTATTGCCCGCCGTTTGTAACACGTTGCGCGTGCCGTTAACATTGGTTTCATGATAAGCATCAGGATTGCGGCACCACATTTTTGCCATGGCCGCCGTGTGATAAACCTGGTTGCAGCCCTGCATTGCTTTTTTCAGGATTTGCGGGTGCAATATGTTGCCTAATACCGGCTCAATGTTTTTATGTTTTATCAGGTAGGGGTGATCGATATTGCGGCATAAGGCTTTTACCTCATGGCCGGCTGTGGCCAGCGCCAGGGTAAGCTGCCTGCCAATAAATCCGGTTGCTCCTGTTACTAATACTTTCATACAGGTATTACATCCTGCTATTTATTTACCCCTATGTGTTATAAATATTTTTTAATATTTGTTTTTAGTGCTGATATTGAGGTAAATTACCCTATAGTTTTATATCATAAAATAATTAAATTTGAAAACAGCATTATAAACCATTATCAATATGAACACCTACCCGGATCCTTATATGGGATTTTCAGATATGACCGCCGAAGAAATGGGCTTCTTGCAGCAGGCCACTGCCGAACTTAGCGAGAGCCAGAAAAAATACTTTTATACCGTTTACGGCAGCAAGCGGAAAAACTCACAGGAAATAATGATTTTTACTTTGCTGGGTTTTGGCGGCCTCGCCGGCATCCATCGTTTTGTTTTGGGGCAGATAGGGATGGGTATTCTTTATTTTTTTACCGGAGGCCTTTGCCTTGTCGGAACTATTGTTGATCTGGTTAAATATAAAGCGCTTACGCTGGAGTATAATAAAAATATGGCCTATGAAAGCCACCGTATGGCTGTAATGAGCAATTAAATCATACGCTTTAAATGCTTTATACCCATATTTGTTCATGAAATTAGCCGTACTTACTGCCTATCTTGAAAGCCTGGCTCCGTTGGTGTACCAGGAAGACTATGATAATGCGGGCCTTATTGTAGGCAACCCGGAACAGGAGGTATCACAGGCGCTGTTATCGCTTGATTGTACCGAAGCGGTGGTTGACGAAGCCATTGCCACTGGCTGCCAGGTTATCATATCGCATCACCCTATAGTTTTCAGAGGCCTAAAAAAATTTAATGGCAAAACCTATGTGGAAAGGGTGGTGGAGAAAGCTATCCGCAACCGTATAGCCATTTATGCCACACATACCAATCTGGATAATATTATGGGTGGCGTAAACCAGCGTATTTGCGATACGCTGGGCCTAAAAAACTGCCGCATACTGGTGCCCAAACATAACCTGTTAAAAAAACTGGTAACCTTTGTGCCCCAAAGCCATGCCGATGAGGTGCGCAATGCTTTATTTGCAGCGGGTGCCGGTAACATTGGTAACTACAGCGAAACAAGTTTTAATGTCGAAGGCGCCGGCACTTTTAAAGGAAACGACTCGACCAACCCTTATGTAGGCGAACCCGGCAAACGCCACCTGGAGAACGAGGTGCGCATAGAAACCGTTTACCCGGCCAACCTGGAGAGCAAAATATTAATGGCGCTGGTACTGGCGCATCCGTATGAGGAGGTGGCTTATGACCTTTTTAACTTAACCAATCAGCACCAGCAGGTAGGCTCAGGTATGATAGGCGAATTGGAAATTCCGCAGAACGAGGAGTCATTCCTGTTTCATGTGAAAGATAAAATGCGCACTCATGTAATAAGGCATACCAAATTAACTGGTAAACACGTTAAAAAAGTAGCAGTATGCGGTGGCGCCGGAGGCTTCTTGTTAAAACATGCCATATCGGCAGGAGCCGACGTTTTTGTCACCGCAGATTACAAGTATCATGAGTTTTTTGATGCCGAAGGAAAGATAGTGATTGCAGATATCGGACACTTTGAGAGTGAACAATTTACGGCGCAATTATTGTATGAAATAATAAGGAAAAAATTTCCTATCTTTGCCGTCCGTTTAACAGAAGTAAATACAAACCCCGTCAAATATTTTATTTAATGGAACAAACCGTAGAACAAAAGCTTAAAGCTTTATACGAACTACAAACCATCCACACCAAAATTGACCGGATTCGCCAGGTAAGAGGCGAACTGCCAATGGAAGTTGCCGATCTGGAAGATGATGTTGCTGGTCTTGAAACCCGCATTCAGAAGATCAAAGCCGAGCTGGATGATGTAGAGGATGAAATAGTAACTCGCAAAAACCTGATCAAAGAAGCCCAGGCCAATATTAAAAAATACGAAGCGCAACTTAACGAAGTTAAGAACAACCGTGAGTATGATGCCATATCAAAAGAAATTGAGATACAGGGTCTTGATATACAGGTAAGCGAGAAAAAAATACGTGAGCATGGTTTTGAGATCACTTCAAAAACCCAGGTTTACGAAAAAGCCCTTGCCGATCTGGAGGCACGCAGGAGCGACCTTGATGCCAAAAAAGATGAGTTAGGCACCATTACCGCCGAAACTGAAAAGGAAGAAACCGAACTTACCTCACAGGCAGAAAAAGCGACCGGAAACATTGAAGAGCGTTTATTAACCGCTTACAACCGTTTGCGCCAGAATGCTAAGAATGGCTTAGCGGTGGTGACCATTCAGCGTGATTCATGCTCAGGATGTTTTAACCAGATTCCGCCTCAGCGCCAGTCTGATATCCGTCAGCGTAAAAAAATCATCGTTTGCGAGCATTGCGGCCGTATTTTGGTTGACGAGCAAATGGCTCTTGAAGCTGAAGAAGCATAAGCAATTACTTATAAAATATATAAAGGCGCCCGTAAGGCACGAATGGTCGGAAGATTTTATCTTCCGACTTTTTTTGTTTTTCAGGCTTAATGTTTTGTATTTAAGCATTTGATTATCAATCATTTACTTGTTTTTCTCATTGATTTTGAGTATATTAAAAGCTGTAAATCAATCAGATATGACGATATTTAAAGATCATAACATTGCTGTAAAACAGCTTTTAGGTTTCATTCCGGAGGCGCTGATAGCAAATTTGTCGCTCACAAGCAAGATCGATCATTACGCAAAGGTTTTGCATGGCAATAAGCTGTTTTATTTGCAGCTCTATGGTATTTTAGACAACGACAGGCTTAGCCAGAGAAGCCTTGAGGACACGTTCAATGCTTCGGTATTTAAAGTGCTTTTTAACCTTGATGAAGATGAAAAGGTCTGCAGGAGTTCCATTTCGGAAAGGTTGTCTAAGGTTGACCCGGACTATTTCAGACAGATCTATGAATACATCTACGAGCGTTTTTCCTGCTCCTATACGTTAAGGGAAAGAAAGCAGTATAATCTCATCCGTGTAGACAGCACTATAGTCAGTGAAACCGCCGGCAAGCTAACCGCAGGCATTGTCAATGCCGGCAGTAGCAAGAAAGCAATCAAATATAGTCTTGCTTTT
This window contains:
- a CDS encoding N-acetylmuramoyl-L-alanine amidase; translation: MKNTYTIFLILALAALSSCSLKGPYALTNKVYKHQTDSVVNVIEQTQPPMLVDSAGAAVPGEWVGTVNFNLRKPNYVIIHFTAQDSIQQTLKTFTLVRPQVSAHYVVAKDGKVFHMLNDYLRAWHAGISRWGSITDMNSCSIGIEIDNNGNESFNDVQVKSLLALLAQLKKVYNIPTGNFIGHQDIAPLRKPDPGPFFPWKLLAQKGFGYWSDELLELPPDNFDYATALKLIGYDTRDLTAAIVAFKRHFVQTDVTPTMTQLDLNILYNVYRKYAP
- a CDS encoding glutamine--tRNA ligase/YqeY domain fusion protein, translating into MSEERSLNFLEEIVEEDIAAGKNSGRILTRFPPEPNGYLHIGHSKSICLNFGLAKKYNGKTNLRFDDTNPTKEETEYVDSIKEDIKWLGFEWAEELYASDYFDKLYEFAVTLIKHGLAYVDDSSAEEIAAQKGTPTEPGTPNQYRSRSVEENLQLFADMKAGKYPDGAKVLRAKLDLASPNMHLRDPLMYRIKHAHHHRTGDTWCIYPMYDFAHGQSDAIEQITHSVCTLEFVPHRPLYDWFIEQLNVFPSKQYEFARLNLNYTVMSKRKLLQLVEEKHVEGWDDPRMPTISGLRRRGYTPASIREFCDRIGVAKRENMIDVGLLEFCIREDLNKTAWRRMAVLDPIKCILTNYPEGETEIMHGENNPEVEGGDGSREFPFSRELWIEREDFMEVPPKKFFRLGVGLMVRLKNAYIIRCDDFVKDADGNVTEIHCTYLPESKSGNDTSGINVKGTIHWVSVPHAKTAEVRLYDRLFQVEDPSNEDGDFKDYLNPNSLHILPTAYIEPDLANATPGKAVQFMRKGYFTLDKYSTPDHLVFNRTVTLKDGWKSPPAP
- a CDS encoding SDR family NAD(P)-dependent oxidoreductase, whose translation is MQQLTAIVTGASEGLGKSFAIELAGRNINLVLVALPGSGLSELASFIRKNFSVKVSHIETDLTRTESYPEIFNYLQEQNIKAHLLINNAGLGNWSWFEDKNIAFYKMQIELNVITPVLLTRLFLAQADATVTSYILNVGSLGGLFVVPKKQVYGATKSFIRYFTKCLQLELHTSNVKISLLSPGGINTKPELLVMNNSLKGISKATILEPDQVARIAIDGLLKGKKEIIPGMVNRMLVLLNSLLPAYVKEGIIKRRLNAILES
- a CDS encoding NAD-dependent epimerase/dehydratase family protein translates to MKVLVTGATGFIGRQLTLALATAGHEVKALCRNIDHPYLIKHKNIEPVLGNILHPQILKKAMQGCNQVYHTAAMAKMWCRNPDAYHETNVNGTRNVLQTAGNTGVQKIVYTSTCGVWGPTIKHPMTETDPRVTGFPIAYERTKYLAELEVQSFVKQGMQVVTVNPSRVYGEGPITDSNTVGKMVSGYLKGTWRFIPGSGEQVANYAFLDDVVAGHIAAMNKGVSGERYILGGHDISFNEFFRTLQQLSGKQLGMIRIPLKAIALYSRLEWLKTWLTGLPPLFLPEFADRLKYDQKYCSNKAVNDLSYRITPFSEGMLKTVNYMRGSNNKDVEVIDKKSAESCNPVNHGSEINQVNLCNN
- a CDS encoding TM2 domain-containing protein, which translates into the protein MNTYPDPYMGFSDMTAEEMGFLQQATAELSESQKKYFYTVYGSKRKNSQEIMIFTLLGFGGLAGIHRFVLGQIGMGILYFFTGGLCLVGTIVDLVKYKALTLEYNKNMAYESHRMAVMSN
- a CDS encoding Nif3-like dinuclear metal center hexameric protein: MKLAVLTAYLESLAPLVYQEDYDNAGLIVGNPEQEVSQALLSLDCTEAVVDEAIATGCQVIISHHPIVFRGLKKFNGKTYVERVVEKAIRNRIAIYATHTNLDNIMGGVNQRICDTLGLKNCRILVPKHNLLKKLVTFVPQSHADEVRNALFAAGAGNIGNYSETSFNVEGAGTFKGNDSTNPYVGEPGKRHLENEVRIETVYPANLESKILMALVLAHPYEEVAYDLFNLTNQHQQVGSGMIGELEIPQNEESFLFHVKDKMRTHVIRHTKLTGKHVKKVAVCGGAGGFLLKHAISAGADVFVTADYKYHEFFDAEGKIVIADIGHFESEQFTAQLLYEIIRKKFPIFAVRLTEVNTNPVKYFI
- a CDS encoding zinc ribbon domain-containing protein; this translates as MEQTVEQKLKALYELQTIHTKIDRIRQVRGELPMEVADLEDDVAGLETRIQKIKAELDDVEDEIVTRKNLIKEAQANIKKYEAQLNEVKNNREYDAISKEIEIQGLDIQVSEKKIREHGFEITSKTQVYEKALADLEARRSDLDAKKDELGTITAETEKEETELTSQAEKATGNIEERLLTAYNRLRQNAKNGLAVVTIQRDSCSGCFNQIPPQRQSDIRQRKKIIVCEHCGRILVDEQMALEAEEA